The DNA window TTCTAAACTCATATATTTTCAAAGATTTAGAATAATAAGGATGGTTTTATGCTTTAGGTTCTGTTCTGAGGTTCATATTGGCCATGTGGGTCATGAGATAAGAACCTGCACTGGTTCAGGAAGCGGTTCTCGGAATGCTACTCATGTTTGGAGAAGGGGAGGAGTGAATGATGTGATCTATTTCCCTAAATGCTTCCATCTCTATGACCGTGTGGGAAAGCCGAGAGTTGGACATGATGAGAGGCTTTCTGTCCCGAGAATTCCTGCTATAGTAGAGCTGTGTGTACAAGCTGGTGTCGATATTGATAAGTTCCCTACTAAGAGGAGGACAAAACCTGTTTATTCTATTGAAGGAAGGATAGTAGATTTTGAGTTAGTGGCGGATAAGGATTACACGAAGGAAAATTTTTACTCCGAGAATATTGATTCTCTTGTAGATTCTAGTTTTGGGTTTAAATTCGACGAAGAAATACATACTGATCATTTGAGTGGTTCAAGTGGTGGACCAACTGAGTCGAGGGATTTAAGCATTGAGACCATTGATTGGTGGTTCGAAATGATCTCAGGTGCCAAGAAGATCATGGAAAAATACAGTGTGTTAACTTGTGGTTATTGTCCTGAGGTTCAGGTTGGTCCCAAAGGACATAAACTAAGGATGTGCAAGGCGAGTAAGCATCAGGCTCGTGACGGTCAACATGCATGGCAAGAAGCGACTATAGACGATCTGGTCGGTCCAAATTATGTCTGGCATGTTCAAGATTTGAATGATCCTTCTCTAGATAACAAATTAAAGAGGTATTATGGCAAGGCTCCAGCTGTGATTGAACTATGCGTGCAGGCCGGCGCTCCTGTTCCAGATCAATACCGGAGTATGATGAGATTAGACGTAGTTCCTCCTAACCGTGATGAAGCTGATCTTGTTGCCTGAATCAAAACTGGTGTTTCATGTCAGCTTAGATGTATGATATCTATATGCAGTGCTTAACAAGCCGTTGGTGTGACAAAGCATGTGCTTATATGATGTTGATATATGTAGCACGTAAACAGAAATGCTGATACGGAAAATGCATTGATGGGAAACAGCGAAATTACATTGAGAAGCATTTTTGGAAGCGGAGTTTTCGTGTTTATATTGAGTTTTTGTTGATTAACTACTGCATGGTAAGTGACTTGGAAATATGTCAAGAAGTGTCAGTTCAGATGTTAGTTTAGTTGTTTAGTACTGCCTGCTGTTTGGTTCCACTCGGCCAATACATAATTTTACAAACTGTTGTACGGtgcttgtaatttttttgtattttggaACACTCAAAATCttattataaaattcaattacaatatataaatattaattaatacttATACCACTCATGTGCTATgatatgaaataattaaaaagaaataaataattacatatcattattttaatttgtaaaaatttggcaaaCTAAGTCTATTAATTtcatgaattcaaaaaaaaaaaaagcctattaatttcaaattgaaaaaaataaaataataaattgggAAAGAAATAAAGAGCCGCTTCTGAGTTCTCCGTTAATCGCCaaatataaaacgtttcaaaGGGCATCTTCATTCGTCGGCGGCCGCCGAGAAATATCCATGTATACGACAACGTTTTGAACTCGCTGAATGCAGTAAGAGAAAAGCGATGAGCGGGAATCATCCGATTCTGAAAAAACCCAAAATAGAGCACGAAAACGACGCCGCACAAATGGCGGAAGATAAAAAAGATGAACAAGGAAGAGAAAGAGAGGTAGGCACGAGcatacaagaacaagaagaggctTTAATTGCTCTGATCGAACACCGTTCTCGCGAAGTTGATCATCTCAAGAAACGTATTTCTTATTATCAATCTCAGGTAATTATTATGTCATGCTATACATTGTCGCAATTTCGTCGTTTTCCGCTTCTACAACCGCATTTAATCATTAATTGCTGATTAAGAGCTCGTGAAGTAGCTCGTATGTAAGTAAAATAAGGTACTTTTGATTAAAACTGCATAATTTTTAGTTGATTAAAAGCTGGAGCTCGAGCTCGGTTCATGCTTGTCAATTTAAGTGCTAAATGAGCTGAGCTTGAGCCTCATTTTGTGCTAAATAAACGAGTTGAAGCTCAACTCGTTTAACGCCTAAATAAACGTCCTCTAGTTCTAGTCATTTAGCATCCAAACGAACAAACACGAGCTGTTCCGAGCCGAACTATAACATTATAATATTGAACAAAATCGACCTCGAGCTTAATCGAAGCTCAAGCAGAACTGAACACCTCATGTAACGAGTTAAACATCAACTCTTCAAAGCTTGGCTTGATTTGTTTACAGCCCTACGTGGAAGTAATGTTCtttcctttttaattaatttgaaggATCTTGGCATGACGGTCACTTTGTTTGTGTGCTACACCTAAGTGAAGATGGAGATGATTATACAACTCCTACATTGTCTAATTTTGGTGTTAGCAATTTCAATGGATGTATGTTATGTTAGGTTTTGATGTTTAATGAAATTAAGATAGTGAATTCTAATGGCATTGTTTTTGGCATTGAATTGAATTCCTGCAAAATTATGTCAACTTTGGTCGAGTTCTTTTTAATTGCCTTTAAACAGATATCATTAGAgtttaaagaattgaattttaGCTAGTATAGACTTTTTTACCTTGACAGTGGACTTACTAGAATTCAGAATAATTTGGATTCTTGCATTTTAAGACTTTCCGAACAAGGGGATTGGACTAACTGAGGCTAATTATTTCTTTTCTAATGTTTGCAGCTTGAAGAAACAGAGAAGAAGTTGCAGGTTTCAGAATCTCAATTTGCTCGGCTACGTGCACAAAGGATTGTGTCACCATCTAAGGCTTCACAGGCAAGTGGGACTAAAAGTGTGAAGGTGATCCCACCTATCCATGTTGATGAAGGTTCTTCTAGGAGCCAGCCTCAGAACAAAACTCAACTTCTAATTCCTGCAATAAATCCAAAAGCATTCCAACCCAAATTATCATCAGGGTCTGGTGCAAGAGCTTCTTCTGTTTCCAATTCTCGGTCAAGTCCTTCCAGGCTTACTAATTCAGTTACAAAATCTAAAGAGGAAAAAGTTCACAGAAGGTCTCCTGATGCTGAAGTCGAGGATAGGGGAATAAAAAGGAAGCTCGGTAAAGGCACATATATGAAATTACATTTTCCATCATTTGATAGCTGATGGTATCTCACTCAGTTTCAAATTCTCAATGTAAGTGTTCATTCAATATTAACAGGAGATTTTCTTTACATTTTCAGAACAGAAAGAACATAAGGAGTTGATTCCCTTGATACGCAGTAGGTCTTCTCCTTGCACTATCGACTGCTATTCAAGCAATCACATCTCTAGTCAGCACAAGAGAAAGTTAAGAAGTCTTGTTCTCTGTCCTGTAAATGATCAGCTTTTTGCCACCAggtgattaattatttataactgAGTAATTTGTAGGAGAGTAAATATACCGTTAATGACATGGAACTTGTTCTGTTATGATGCTTTGATATTGGAAAACATGAGTTGTGAGTTTGTTGTTCCTACCCTGTAGCTATATATAGCTATCAATCTAATACACAAAAGTATATATAAAGGAAAAAATATATGGCTAAGTTTTCAATTTTCTCTTATGGTCCCTGCTTGTAACATGATTTTGTATCTGAAACGTTGAAATGCCAATTTTTTGAAGGGATAAGTCATTATAAATGGACTAACAGaatattaatttgttatatgtCAATTTTGTCATATATATGAATCACTCAAGATAGACCTTCCTATAACTCATCAAATTCTCATGCACTTTGGTTGCAATATAAACATGAAGTTTCTTTCTGTTTCCAAGCTGTATAGCTGTAAGGAAGAAAAATTATGCCTATCGGCTATGCTTTTAGAGAAAACGATAGCATAAGGTCTTCACCattcttttattgctttgtaCGTTTTAATTCCTCATCTTTAGGGAATGAAAACTAAAATAAGTCTACttcagttatttttttttttgtagtcATTAAATTTTCTTGACCTGATTTGGCTGATATTTTGGAACATGTCCAGTGCTTTGGATGGAATCATCAACTTATGGCAAATTCAGTCACGAGGGTAAGCCTGGAATTTGGTTCTGctgttttcatttttcatttactTTATAAGTATCATTTTTTATAACTACACTTAACATGGGTCTGACTCTTGCCACTTCAAATTAATGCGGATGCATGAAATGTTGGAAACTTGGAAGCTCGAGTAAAAAGTATCAATTGTGATGCTTGTATCTGAGTTCAAGCAACACAGAATTAATTTACATTCTTTTGCATTAACAATTGTATAAGTTGACATGTAGATCAGAAAAGTAGTAGAAAGAGCATGCATAAAGGGCAAGTAAAATTACTAAATGGTTTGTGCATATTTGACTGAGAAATTTGCACGCGATTGAAATTTGTACGTGTGATTAAATTGTACCAAAGAATTCTTGATTATTTCCTTAGGTATTATGTATGCAGTTTGTTACTATCATTTAGTGATGGAGCATTTTTCTTTAGTGAAGATGCTATTATGTCCTCCTTTCGGTCAGTCAAGTAAGTTGGCACAACTTCTTCATTTTTCCTGATAAGAACATTTATGTCAAATCTAGACATATCTTACCCAATCTAGATAGGCGTAGGGTATAGAGTTGTTGGTTGGACAAAGGTTTGCTATAGGAATGAGTTGATAGGTTTTTGTGTGAATGAGTTGATAGATTTTGGTGCGAATGTGTTAATAGGTTTTGGTGTGAACATGCTCATTGTATCAATAGTTAAATTGTTTCTTTCCATAAGTGCCAATTTGAACAGTCGGTCTGTTTTACATAAAGGATTTTGAACCGTCATGTTGTGGATTCTGCTATTGCCATAAATATTTGTACTTGAGAGTTATATATAACATGTTAATTATTCTTTATCATATACATGACCGAGCGGAAATGAAAGTTGGGTGGAGtgtgatttaattgttttccaCCAGTTCTCCTAAATGTTTCTCTTGTGCTTTCTATTCAAAAATCTTTTCTTAGAGTTTCATTTTGCAGCAGTGATTTTTTATCTGTTAGTATGCGAGTTGATGAACAATTGATTATTTCTTTGTCAAGTGAACTTTCTTCAAGAAGTCTTAACCAGCAACAAATTTCGCAAATTACTACTGGCTACTTTCTGCAATTTATGTTTGACAAGCCTGTAATATCAAGCTTTATAGGACACCAATAGTAACATAAAACGAGGAGCCTTCTTAATATATGAAGATGGTAGGATTGTCTTTTTTTAATCTAATGTTCTTTAAGGTGGCACCTATCCTCAAGTTCTCGGTCATAGTTCATTCTGTTCAGATGAAACTCAAAGAATGCTTTCAAATTTCAACTACTTCCATAAAGTCATTCAATGATGCACAAAACTATTTATTGTCTGTGGTCATTTGTTCAGAGGAATCCGCAGGACATTGTTAATTCttgtttaaaaaatcaaacagatttgcaatttaagctCTGCTTACCTCTCAATTTTCTGACGCTCAGTCTAATGACTAAATTGCAGCTTTTTTAGAATGCATCTATATTTTCAATGCAAAAGATTTCTGAATAAATGGCATCGTTAAGTGTTGCTACATTATAAGTCAAAGAAAAGAACTTTATTGGACATGTGGATTACTAATGGAAGCTCAGACTTACTACACTCTCTCATGAAATCTACTTGCTTCTAGGATTAGATTAGATTCTACTAGGGAAGGTGATGAAAACAGGAAAAGCgaattcttttaatatttacaCATTAAATGGCCACCTTACCaacgagctatagctcaaatggtataagcgccgGGCAGGAAACTGTTAGGTTGTTGGTttaattcctcccacaagcgctctcccttcccaattataaaaataaaataaaatggccACCTTGAATCATTACAGAAAAAATCCTTCCATTCCTTTTACTTTTCATTTCTTGCTATTCTATTCCAATGAGGATTTTGTAAAGGCTGTTTTAGCAAAGCCTTGAGGGAACCCTGTTCTTTAGTTGCGTCGAtatcttcttcatttaaatttttctcACGCTTTGTGCTTGCAATGACCTCTTGCAATTATATTTCAGATCTCTAGGGGGAAGTTTCCCGTCTCtcatatttgttcttttttcttaaattacagATCAACTGCCTCTCTTCTCAGTGGTACTGATTGCTTATCTGCAAAGGAAAGGCGATGGCCAGAAGACATAGCTTGGCATCCACTTGGAAACAGCTTAGTTTCTGTTTACAGTGCTGATAATGGGGATTCTCAGATATCAATTCTAAATTTGAACAAAACACAAGGGGTGAGTCTTGTTTTCTGGTATTCTTTAACTATTATAAAAAAGGTTAttgcattttttaaattatctgttGGAGGTGGGGCTGGCATACTCTGCAATAATGCAATTAATACTTTGAGCATGCTATGACCAAGTAAATATAAAGTTcttttcaaatgaaatgaaCATCTTCTACGTAATTTCTTTGGCAGAGATCCCGAATCACTTTCATAGAGGAGAAGCCACATGTGAAAGGCATTATTAACAGCATATCATTCATGCCCTGGGAAAATGCCAGCTTTGCCACCGGTGGCAGTGATCATGCAGTTGTAATTTGGAGTGAGAAAGATGATGAATTCTCGTGGAAGCCAAAGGTATTGCACAGGAATCTCCATTCTTCTGCAGTTATGGGAGTTGTTGGGTTGCAACACAAACACATTGTGCTATCGGCTGGTGCAGACCGGAGAATTATAGGTTTTGATGTTGAATCAGGGAGAGCAGACTTCAAGCATCAATTAGACAATAAATGCATGAGTGTTGTTCCAAATCCATGTGATTTCAATTTATTCATGGTTCAAACAGGGTGAGTTTTTGTTATCTTTTGGTTCTCGTTTGCCCCATTAGTCTCTTCTTGATTGTTGCTTCCATAAATCTACTTAAGTAGTGACACATTGGTTAATCTGGCATCTAGGCTTTTGATACTTCTTTTAGTCT is part of the Mercurialis annua linkage group LG3, ddMerAnnu1.2, whole genome shotgun sequence genome and encodes:
- the LOC126671016 gene encoding APO protein 3, mitochondrial, producing MQRLTITRTFSFNKLSSNFNQKILFFSSETEIPLPLIGAHADDPLYTDVPKPRRDKSERKPFPTPMKVLIQRVKREKEARKIQPCRMLEHPPDNGLLVPELVPVAHRVYRARESLLFGLSKLVKAVPVQKCRFCSEVHIGHVGHEIRTCTGSGSGSRNATHVWRRGGVNDVIYFPKCFHLYDRVGKPRVGHDERLSVPRIPAIVELCVQAGVDIDKFPTKRRTKPVYSIEGRIVDFELVADKDYTKENFYSENIDSLVDSSFGFKFDEEIHTDHLSGSSGGPTESRDLSIETIDWWFEMISGAKKIMEKYSVLTCGYCPEVQVGPKGHKLRMCKASKHQARDGQHAWQEATIDDLVGPNYVWHVQDLNDPSLDNKLKRYYGKAPAVIELCVQAGAPVPDQYRSMMRLDVVPPNRDEADLVA
- the LOC126675110 gene encoding uncharacterized protein LOC126675110, whose product is MSGNHPILKKPKIEHENDAAQMAEDKKDEQGREREVGTSIQEQEEALIALIEHRSREVDHLKKRISYYQSQLEETEKKLQVSESQFARLRAQRIVSPSKASQASGTKSVKVIPPIHVDEGSSRSQPQNKTQLLIPAINPKAFQPKLSSGSGARASSVSNSRSSPSRLTNSVTKSKEEKVHRRSPDAEVEDRGIKRKLEQKEHKELIPLIRSRSSPCTIDCYSSNHISSQHKRKLRSLVLCPVNDQLFATSALDGIINLWQIQSRGSTASLLSGTDCLSAKERRWPEDIAWHPLGNSLVSVYSADNGDSQISILNLNKTQGRSRITFIEEKPHVKGIINSISFMPWENASFATGGSDHAVVIWSEKDDEFSWKPKVLHRNLHSSAVMGVVGLQHKHIVLSAGADRRIIGFDVESGRADFKHQLDNKCMSVVPNPCDFNLFMVQTGIPKKQLRLFDIRLRQTELHCFGFKQESSDSQSALINQAWSPDGLYVTSGSVDPVIHIFDIRYNSDKPSQSVRAHSKRVFKAVWHSSFPLLISVSSDLHIGLHKIK